From Paraburkholderia sprentiae WSM5005:
GCTGTGGCTCGGCTTGAAGTCCGCGCGCTCCGCGTTCAGCGCCGACAAGCCGGCCGCGAGCGTGGCGCGCGTCGACGAACCGCTCGGGCGGCTCTATCTGCGCGGCCTTTTGCTGCATCTCACGAATCCGAAAGCGGTGCTCGTCTGGCTGTCCATCGTGTCGCTCGCGATGTCGCCGCAGCACGGCGCCGCGCACGTGCTGCCCGTCGTACTCGGCTGCATGATGATCGGCGCGACTGTGTTCAGCAGCTACGCGATGCTGTTTTCGACGGCGTCCGCGCGCCGCATCTATACGTCGATCCGGCGCTGGCTCGATGGCTCGCTCGCGGTGATGTTCGCAATGGCGGGGATCAAATTGTTGACGTCGAAGAGTTGAGGTGAGTCGGGCGCGCCCCGTCGCCTGCGGGCCGCGCTCTGCGATACTGGAGGTTCCGCTCCATCAACGACGGCTGCAAGCGCCCCACCCACCAGGCGATGAACGGCAACGATCACGACGCACCCTCCTCGACTCGCCGCTCGCCGCTGCAAAAGCGGTTCTATTTCTCCGGCGCGGCAATTCTCGTCGTCAGTTTGGTCGCCGCGGTGCTCATTGACGTCAGCGCCCCGCCGCCCGATAGCGCGGTCGCCATGTACAGCATGGCCGATCCGCGTTATCAGACCGAGCTACAGCAAATCGGCGGCAACGCGGCGGTGCTGATGGCGCAGTTGCATCAATGGTTCGATAGCTTGTGGCACGGTGTCAGGCTCGCTTATACGGTCGCGGTGCTGGGCGCCGCGCTCGCGGCTGGCTGTTTCTGCCTCGGCCATTTTTTCGCGGATGATTGAGTCGCGAGACGATCGCATCCGCTCCCGTTATATAGGGTTGCGCGCTGAGGCGATCACGCGGCAACTTAGCAAAACTGTCGACACCGCTCGGGTTCGAGGCCCATGTTTTTAGCGTGACGGCCTCGCTTAATCTCCTAGACATCGAAGTACAGATAAAACTCCCATGGATGCGGACGCAATTTGATCGTGTCGATCTCGCGACTGCGCTTGTAGTCGATCCAGGTCTGGATCACGTCGTCGGTGAAGACATCGCCTTTGCGCAAAAACGTGTTGTCGGTTTCGAGCGCTGCCAGCGCCGCGTCGAGGGAGCCCGGCACCTGCCGCACATTGCGGGCTTCTTCGGGCGGCAGATCGTAGATATTGCGGTCGAGCGGCGCGCCGGGATCGGTCCTGTTTTCAATGCCATCGAGGCCGGCCATCAGCATCGCCGCGAAAGCGAGATATGCATTGGCCGACGGGTCCGGACAGCGGAATTCGACGCGCCGCGCGTTCGGCGAATCCGAATACATCGGGATGCGCGCGGCGGCGGAACGGTTGCGCTGCGACATCGCCAGATTGACGGGCGCCTCATACCCCGGCACCAGGCGTTTGTAGGAATTCGTCGTCGGCGCGCAAAAAGCCATCAGCGCGGGGGCGTGCTGGAGCAATCCGCCGATGTACCAGCGGCACATGTCGGAAGTCAGCGCCCAGCCGGCCGCGTCGTAAAAGAGGTTCCGTTCGTCTTTCCACAGGCTCTGGTGACAATGCATGCCGCTGGCGTTGTCGGCGAACAGCGGCTTCGGCATGAAGGTTGCGACCTTGCCGTGCCGACGCGCGACGTTCTTGCAGATGTACTTGTAGATCATCACGTTGTCGGCCATCCGGGTGAGCGTCGCAAAGCGCATGTCGATCTCGTTCTGTCCTGCGGTCGCAACTTCGTGGTGATGCACTTCGATCTGTACGCCTGCCTGCTGGAGCGTCAGCGCGATCTCCGAGCGGATATCCTGCAGCGTGTCGTGAGGGGGCACCGGGAAATAGCCCTCCTTATAACGCTGCTTGTAGCCAAGATTGCCACCGCCGTACGCGCCTTCGTCCCGACCGGTGGTCCAGTCACCCTCGCCCGACTCGATGTAGTAGTAGCCGCAGTGCTGATCCTGGCCGAAGCGGATCGAGTCGAAGATGAAGAATTCCAGCTCCGGCCCGAAATAACACGTCGTCGCGATGCCGGTCTGGCGCAGATAGTCCTCCGCTTTTTTCGCGACGTAGCGCGGATCGCGCGAATACGGCTGCCGCAGCACCGGATCGACGACGTCGCAAATGATCGACAGGGTCGGCGTGCCACAAGCCGGGTCGACGAAGGCAGTGGCCGGGTCAGGCCTGAGCAGCATGTCGGACTCGTGAATCTCCTGAAAGCCGCGGATCGATGAACCGTCGAAACCGATGCCGGCGCTGAAGAGATCGTCGTGAACTTCGGGGAGCGTGATCGAGAAATGTTGCCAAAGTCCCGGCAAGTCGGTGAATTTAAGATCGACGATCTGAATACTGCGCTTTTTCACCAGCTCGATCACATCGCTTGCATTTTGTGGGCGCGTGATGTGATAGCCGCCCGCTTCGGCGGACACCGCAAACGGCGATCCGGTGGGTCCTTGCGTATTGGCCATGAACTTTGGTCCTATTTCGCCCCTTTACCGCCCGTTTGCTTATCGTGCAACGTTAGTACGTCCGCGTTCGAAAACAGCGCAGGAGTGAGTGGGCCTAGCGGTCTTGCGCGAGTGCCTTCAAATGCGCCTCCCCGGCATCTCTCGCAGCGGCGGGCGTCGCATACGTCTCGTCCGAAACGAGCGAGCGTTTGACCTCACGAGCCCCAAAGTCGACCAGCGTGATTACCCAGACATGTTCGCCACTCTGCTCCGCCGTTTGCACGAAGGCCCGAACGTCGCCCGCGTCGTCTGCTTTCATCGTAATCTCCTTGTGGAAAGGTCGCGCGGGAAGGATGCGCGACAACGAAACCGTTCGCGAGCCGCCGTGCTTTCTTCACGGGGCGCGTAACTTGATCTTAGGCAATGGAATCGCTCATTTGACGGTTTTCTCGCTTCCATGTCGAACACCGGACCATCTGTCTCTTCATAACGATCCCGTGCGACTCTCCATCATATCGGCCAAGATCACCTTATTTTGGGCCGCTGTCGCGCAAGAGTCGCCTTGCGACGGCTTTCGGACCGCAGACTTGTTCAGCGTCCCTTCGCTTCCGGTGAACTGCCGCTTGCCGCAGGCATCTTTCTGAAGTCCGTTCCGATGCTGGCATCCGCAGCGCTTGCCGTCATGCTGCCGGTAGCGTTTCAACTCGTACTAGTCGGCTATGTGGCGATGACGCTCGCGCATTCATTACCCCGGAGAACTTTGCGATGACGGGTGCTTCGGTTGACCATCTGCGCGAGTATCTGGGGCAACCGACGCTCAAGTTCACGACTCCAGACGTTGGTGGCGCCGCGTTGTGCTGCGACCATTTGGACATTCTGGATTCGGCGCTGCTAACCAACGCATCGCTGGCGCGGCGCGGGTATGCAGGGTTTGCGGACTATCTGAACAAGGAGCGCCCGCACCGATAGCAACGGTTCGATGAGGGACCACGGTTCGTCGCCTGTGAGTTCTTTGGGCTTCGCTTCCTATCGGACAAACCGGGACATGAAGTTAAGGAAGGTCTGCGGAACCCGTTTTCTTGACCGCTAGACCCGTCATGGCGCCCCCTTCACCTGCTCATGCGGCTTCTCCACTCCAGCCATGCTCAGCGCCTCATGCAGCGTGCCGAAAATACAGCGCTCTTCGACGATCGGTGTAATCCCATGCCGATCCATATCCGAGCGCAAATAACGATTCACCCGCGCAAAGATCACCTCGACCCCATTGCGCTTGAGCGCCGAGCACAACTCGCCGACTGAGCGCGCCGCCGAATAATCGACGTCCGTAATCGCGCTCGCATCGACGACGAACCAGCGCACCGGGTTCGGTGCGCGGTCGATCAGCCGGCGCGTATCGTCGACGAAAAAATGATCGTTCGCATAGAACAGATCCGCGCCGAAGCGATAGACGATCAACCCCGGCGCGGTCTCCATGCCGGGCACCGCCGGCACCGGCACCCACATGCCGTCGCCGTTGGGTGCGAGCATCATCGTGTGCGGGCGGTAGCTGTGCCGCACGTGACGCAGCAACGACAACGCAACCGCCACCAGAATGCCGTGCTCGACGCCGATCAGCACGACCGCCGCCGCCGTGATCGACGCTAGCCAGAATTCGCCGGGGCTTTCGCGGCGAATCGAAAACAGCGACCGCACATTGACCAGCCCGATCGCGATCGTAAAAACGATGCTCGCGAGAATGCAGTGCGGCAGATACTGCAGATAGCGGCTGAAAAACAGCAGCACGACCACCACGACCGCCGCGAACACGAGCTGTGCGAACTGGCTGCGCGTGCCGGCGCGATCGGCCATCGCGGTCTGCGTCGGGCTGCCGTTGACGACGAACGCACCGGAAAACGCCGCCGCCGCATTGGCGGCTGCGATGCCGAGTAGATCCGCGTTGGTATCGACCGACTCGTGATAGCGCTCGGCGAATACGCGGCTCGCGGCGGCGCTTTGCGCGACGATCATCACGAAGCACGACGCGGCGACCGGCACGAGATCGAGCATCTGCTGCCACGTCACCGACGGAATCCGCAGCGGCGGCAAGCCGCCTTCCACCGGCCCGAGAATCGAAATGCCGTGCGCGGCGAAACCGAACGCGTCGCTCGCGGCAATGCCCGCGACGACCGCGATCAACGGCACCGGCAAGCGTGGCCAGAAACGCTTGCTGACGAGAATCGCGGCCACCACGAGCAGCGAGATCGCCAGCGTGGGTCGATTGATCTGCGCGCTCCCGCGCACAACGAGCAGCAGTTGATTCAGGCTGCTCGCCGCATGTCCCGGCACGCCGACCATATCGGCGAGCATCGCGATGCCGACCTGCGCGCCGACGCCGGCAAGAAAGCCGACGAGCACCGTGCGCGACAGGAAATCGGCGAGAAAGCCGAGCTTGAAGATCCGCGCGACGAGCAGCAGCGCGGCCGTCAGCAGCGCCACCATCGCCGCGAGCGCCGCGTATTCGACGCTCGACGCGGGCGCCATCGTCGCTAGCCGGCTCGCGAAGATCGTCGCGGTGGCCGAATCTGCGGCGACGACCAGGTGCCGCGACGCGCCAAAGAACGCGAACGCGACGAGCGGCAGGAACACGGTGTAGAGTCCGGTGACGGCCGGCATGCCGGCAATGCGCGCATAACCGAGCACCTGCGGAATATCCATCGACGCGAGCTGCACCCCGGCCAGCGCATCGCGCGCGGCCGCGACCCGGCTCAAAGGAAGAACGCCCTTCAGTACGCTGGCACGTGCCGCTATTTTCTGCAGAGAGGCTTGCATACGCGATGCTGACCCAAAACGAAGGTAATCGCGCATCGTGCCGCGAACCGGCACGCCAAGGCAAGACCTGACGAAATGTCGCGCGGGCTATTGACGAAAACGAAAGCGGGAAAGCAGATCGAAAGAAAGCAAACGATTGCTTTTTAAAAAGTTACGACAGGCTAACGACGCGCCGATCTGAGAGCGGAATTTTCCACGGCGTCGCCGTGGCCAAGACGCGCGAAGACCTAACGTTTGAATTGCCCTGTCTGCGGATCCACATGCCACGCAAAACCGAACAGCGCAGCGATGCAGATGGGACAGACGATCAAAAAGATGGCCAGCATCACACTCACCCCGTAACATCTTGTTACCGGCAAGTGTAAAGAAATTCTGAACAAGTTTGATGAGGAAAAACTGCAAAGCACTATTGCGAATGATTACGGCGGCCTTAAAAGACGGTCATATTGGTAGGCGGCAATCGGACCAGCGCGCCTAGCGGGGCCCGCCGCGCGTGCTTTTCTTCGCGATCGGCGCTGGCCCGACCGATTCGCGCATCGTCACACTGAGCGGAAACTCGCGGAAGATCTCCCACGTGGTGCCGTAACACTGGTTGATGAGCCAGCGCACCGCGTTTTGCGTCAGCTCGGCGGTCGGAATGTGCACCGACGTGAGCCCTGGCGCCGCATACGCGGCCGAGTAGTCGTCGTCATAGCTGATCACGGAGATGTCGTTCGGCACCGCAATGCCCGCCTGGTGAAAGCGCGCCAGCACGCTGACCGCCATCGTGTCGTTTGCGCAGAACAGGCCCGTCACGCGCCGCTGGGTATCGAGCAGTCTCTGCGCGGCCTCGTAGCCGCCTTCGGGTGAGAAGTCGGATTCGATCAGCGTGACGTCGTCGCGCGCAATGCCGGCCCGCGCAAGCTCGGCGAAAAAGCCGTCGATCCGCATCACGTTGTCCGACGCGGTAGCGGGCCCGGCAATCACCGCGATGTCGCGATGTCCATGATCGAGCAGCGTGCGCGCCGCGAGTTCGCCGCCGCGCCGATGGTCCGCGCTAAACGACGCTTGCGGCAACTGCTCGAACGCGCGATTCAGGAACACCATTTTCGGATGCATGTCATGCAGCATGATCAGATCTTCGTCGTGCAGATCGTGGCTGATCACGACCACGCCGTCGCAGTCGCGGCCGATCAGAAAGCGCACCGCCTCGATCGCCTGCTCGCGCGGCGACACCTCGCCGCAGCCGGTCGCGACCACGACATGTCGCCCCACCGCGCGCAGCTCGGTGTCGGTCTGCTTCAGAATCGTGCCGTAGTAGGAACCGAAAAAGGTCGGCACGAAGATGCCGATGATGCCAAGCTGCTGCGTCGCCATCGCCCTGCCGATCGACGACGGGCGGAAGTTCAGCGCCTCGATCGCCGCCTTCACGCGCGCCGCGGCATCGGCGGAAATCGGTCCCTTGCCGGAAATGGCCCGTGAGGCGGTCGACATGCCCACGCCGGCCAGTTCCGCAACGTCCTTGAGTGTTGCCACGCGGTTCTCCATCAAGCCTGTCTCGACGAGCCGCTTGGCGCGTGACGCGTTGCGGCGTTATAAGCGCGCGCCGCTCGCTTCGTCGAATAGCGAGACATGCGCGGCGTCGAACGAAAACGCCACGGTGTCATCCTCCGCAATCGGCGCTTTGGTCTGGTCGATCGACGCGATCTGTTCGCCATGATAGTCGAGCCAGATCACGCGGTGGTTGCCCATTGGCTCCACCAGCGAAACTTTTGCGCGCTCGCTAGCGGCTGGCGTGACATGCACGTCTTCGGCTCGCACGCCGAGCACGCAGCGCACACCCTCTGCGGGCGCCTCGTTGAACGCGTACGCCGACACGTCGATGCGCAGGTGCGCGGTGCAAAATTGAAACGCGCCGTCGCGCGTCTCGAGCGTGCCCTTCAGCAGATTCATCGCCGGCGAGCCGAGGAACGTCGCGACGAACAGGTTATTCGGCCGCGCATACACCTCGGCCGGCGTGCCGAACTGCTGAATCACGCCGCCGCGCATCACGGCCATGCGCGTGGCGAGCGTCATTGCCTCGACCTGATCGTGCGTCACGTAGATCATCGTCGCGCCGAGGCGTTGATGCAGTTGCTTGAGTTCGCGACGCAGCTCGGTGCGCAGCTTCGCGTCTAGGTTCGACAGCGGTTCGTCGAACAGGAACACGTCGGCTTCACGCACGATCGCGCGGCCGATCGCGACGCGCTGCCGCTGTCCGCCCGATAACTGCGACGGCTTGCGCTTGAGTAGCGGCCCCAGTTGCAGCATCTCCGACGCGCGCGCGACGCGCCGCGCAATTTCCGCCTTCGGTGTGCCGTTGATCCGCAGCGCGAACGACAGATTGCGCTCGACGCTCATCGTCGGATACAGCGCGTACGACTGGAACACGAGCGCGATGCGGCGATCCTTCGGATCGGCCCACGTCATGTCCTCGCCGGCGATCTCGATGCTGCCGTCGCTGACGTCGATCAGGCCCGCGATGCTGTGCAGCAGCGTGGACTTGCCGCAGCCCGACGGCCCGAGCAGCACGACGAACTCGCCGGCGAGCACGTCCAGACCGAGGTTCTCGATCACGGTGTTCGAGCCGAGGCGAATCGTCAGATTGCGGATCGCCACGTTGGCGGGATGCGTGAGCGCCGCGGCGTCCGGGTGAGCGTCCGCGCCGGCACCCGGCACGCCGGCCGCGTCGATCGTATTAGCCATGTTTGCCATGCCCTACCCCTTGACGGCGCCCGACGCGATGCCACGCACGAACCAGCGGCCCGAAATGAAATAAACCGCGAGCGGCACCATCGAGGTCAGGATGGTCGCCGCCATATTGACGTTGTAGAGCCGCTCGCCGGTCGTCGTGTTGATGATGTTGTTCAACTGCACCGTCATCGGCAGATTGTTCGTGCCGGCGAACACGAGACCCAGAATGAAGTCGTTCCAGATGTTCGTGACCTGCATGATCAGCGCGACGACGATGATCGGCGTCGACATCGGCAGCATCAGTTGAAAGAAGATGCGCCAGAAACTGCCGCCGTCGATACGCGCGGCCTTGAAAAGCTCCTGCGGAATCGACGCGTAGTAGTTGCGGAACAGCAGCGTCATCACCGGCATGCCGAACATCGTATGGATCAGCACGATGCCCGGCAGCGAGCTGAACAGATGCACGCTGGCGAGCACGCGCACCAGCGGATAGACCATCACCTGCACCGGAATGAACGCGCCGACCAGCAGCACGCCGAACAACAGACCCGCGCCGCGCGGCCGCCAGAACGACAGCGCGTAGCCGTTCACCGCACCGACCGCGATCGACAGCACCGTGCTCGGCACGACGATCCGCACCGAGTTCCAGAAGCCGACGCGAATGCCGTTGCAATCGAGCCCGGTGCAGGCCGACTGCCACGCCGCGCGCCAGGCGTCGAGCGTGAAATGCATCGGCAAGCCGAGCAGATTGCCGAGGCGGATCTCGCTCATCGGCTTCACCGACGTGACCAGCATCACGTAGAGCGGCAACAGGAAGAACACCGCGGCGCTCAGCAGAAACGCGTAGATGCCAAGACGCGCCGGCGAGAACGCCGAGCGGCGAGGCCGCGTGCGGGCGCGATGCGGCATGCCGCCCTGGAGCGTGGAATCGAGCGTGTTCATCCCCTCTCCCCGCGCAGCGCCGCGCGGCTGCGTGCATAGAAGAACGGCGCGATGATCGCGAGCACCGTCGCGAGCAGCACGATCGATGCCGCCGACGCGAGGCCGATGTTGGCGCGCCCGAACAAATAATCCATGATGAATTTGGCCGGCACTTCGCTCGCGGTGCCGGGGCCGCCCTGCGTCATCGCGACGACCGCGTCGTACAGCTTCACGACCATCACGAACAGCAGCACGAACGCGGTCGAGATCGACGGTCCGAGCATCGGCACCACGATGCTCGCGTAGACGCGCCAGCGCGGAATGCCGTCGATGCGCGCGGCTTTCCACAGCTCCTCGTCGATGCCGCGCAGGCCCGCGAGCATCAGCGCCATCACGAGGCCTGACGCCTGCCACACGGTTGCGATCACGATCGTGTAGATGACCCAGTCCTGATCGACGATCCAGTCGAAGCGCGCATGCGTGAAGCCGAGATTGCGCACCACCTGCTGCGCGCCGAGCGCGGGATTCAGAATCCATTGCCAGACGAGCCCAGTCGCGACGAACGACATCGCGTACGGATACAGAAACACCGTGCGCAACGCGCCTTCCGCCACCACGCGCTGATCGATGAAGATCGCCAGCAGCAAACCGATCACCATGCACGCGATGATGAAACACGCGCCGTAGATCACGATGTTCTGCAGCGACACGAGCCAGCGATCGTTGTGGAAGAGCCGCACATACTGCGTGAGGCCCACGAAGTCGTTCGACGGAAACGTGTGCGAATTGCTGAGCGACACGCGCGCGGTCCAGACCATCGTGCCCAGGTACGCGAACACGACGGTCAGCAGCATCGGCAGCAAGGCCAGCCAGACCGCGATCGAAAACCGCCGGTTCAGCGGTTTATGTCGCGGCTTGGGTTGCGAGTTGCCGTGTGGGTTCGAACCCTCGGCTGGCAGC
This genomic window contains:
- a CDS encoding carbohydrate ABC transporter permease, encoding MHALKLPAEGSNPHGNSQPKPRHKPLNRRFSIAVWLALLPMLLTVVFAYLGTMVWTARVSLSNSHTFPSNDFVGLTQYVRLFHNDRWLVSLQNIVIYGACFIIACMVIGLLLAIFIDQRVVAEGALRTVFLYPYAMSFVATGLVWQWILNPALGAQQVVRNLGFTHARFDWIVDQDWVIYTIVIATVWQASGLVMALMLAGLRGIDEELWKAARIDGIPRWRVYASIVVPMLGPSISTAFVLLFVMVVKLYDAVVAMTQGGPGTASEVPAKFIMDYLFGRANIGLASAASIVLLATVLAIIAPFFYARSRAALRGERG
- a CDS encoding ABC transporter ATP-binding protein, which encodes MANMANTIDAAGVPGAGADAHPDAAALTHPANVAIRNLTIRLGSNTVIENLGLDVLAGEFVVLLGPSGCGKSTLLHSIAGLIDVSDGSIEIAGEDMTWADPKDRRIALVFQSYALYPTMSVERNLSFALRINGTPKAEIARRVARASEMLQLGPLLKRKPSQLSGGQRQRVAIGRAIVREADVFLFDEPLSNLDAKLRTELRRELKQLHQRLGATMIYVTHDQVEAMTLATRMAVMRGGVIQQFGTPAEVYARPNNLFVATFLGSPAMNLLKGTLETRDGAFQFCTAHLRIDVSAYAFNEAPAEGVRCVLGVRAEDVHVTPAASERAKVSLVEPMGNHRVIWLDYHGEQIASIDQTKAPIAEDDTVAFSFDAAHVSLFDEASGARL
- a CDS encoding carbohydrate ABC transporter permease, translated to MNTLDSTLQGGMPHRARTRPRRSAFSPARLGIYAFLLSAAVFFLLPLYVMLVTSVKPMSEIRLGNLLGLPMHFTLDAWRAAWQSACTGLDCNGIRVGFWNSVRIVVPSTVLSIAVGAVNGYALSFWRPRGAGLLFGVLLVGAFIPVQVMVYPLVRVLASVHLFSSLPGIVLIHTMFGMPVMTLLFRNYYASIPQELFKAARIDGGSFWRIFFQLMLPMSTPIIVVALIMQVTNIWNDFILGLVFAGTNNLPMTVQLNNIINTTTGERLYNVNMAATILTSMVPLAVYFISGRWFVRGIASGAVKG
- a CDS encoding SulP family inorganic anion transporter is translated as MQASLQKIAARASVLKGVLPLSRVAAARDALAGVQLASMDIPQVLGYARIAGMPAVTGLYTVFLPLVAFAFFGASRHLVVAADSATATIFASRLATMAPASSVEYAALAAMVALLTAALLLVARIFKLGFLADFLSRTVLVGFLAGVGAQVGIAMLADMVGVPGHAASSLNQLLLVVRGSAQINRPTLAISLLVVAAILVSKRFWPRLPVPLIAVVAGIAASDAFGFAAHGISILGPVEGGLPPLRIPSVTWQQMLDLVPVAASCFVMIVAQSAAASRVFAERYHESVDTNADLLGIAAANAAAAFSGAFVVNGSPTQTAMADRAGTRSQFAQLVFAAVVVVVLLFFSRYLQYLPHCILASIVFTIAIGLVNVRSLFSIRRESPGEFWLASITAAAVVLIGVEHGILVAVALSLLRHVRHSYRPHTMMLAPNGDGMWVPVPAVPGMETAPGLIVYRFGADLFYANDHFFVDDTRRLIDRAPNPVRWFVVDASAITDVDYSAARSVGELCSALKRNGVEVIFARVNRYLRSDMDRHGITPIVEERCIFGTLHEALSMAGVEKPHEQVKGAP
- the glnA gene encoding type I glutamate--ammonia ligase codes for the protein MANTQGPTGSPFAVSAEAGGYHITRPQNASDVIELVKKRSIQIVDLKFTDLPGLWQHFSITLPEVHDDLFSAGIGFDGSSIRGFQEIHESDMLLRPDPATAFVDPACGTPTLSIICDVVDPVLRQPYSRDPRYVAKKAEDYLRQTGIATTCYFGPELEFFIFDSIRFGQDQHCGYYYIESGEGDWTTGRDEGAYGGGNLGYKQRYKEGYFPVPPHDTLQDIRSEIALTLQQAGVQIEVHHHEVATAGQNEIDMRFATLTRMADNVMIYKYICKNVARRHGKVATFMPKPLFADNASGMHCHQSLWKDERNLFYDAAGWALTSDMCRWYIGGLLQHAPALMAFCAPTTNSYKRLVPGYEAPVNLAMSQRNRSAAARIPMYSDSPNARRVEFRCPDPSANAYLAFAAMLMAGLDGIENRTDPGAPLDRNIYDLPPEEARNVRQVPGSLDAALAALETDNTFLRKGDVFTDDVIQTWIDYKRSREIDTIKLRPHPWEFYLYFDV
- a CDS encoding LysE family translocator, with protein sequence MIASPLLTADVLIAYSAYFVGTASPGPSNLAIMSLAMSAGRRAALVFALGVVSGSFSWALLASLGLSAVLASYSQCLVAIRIAGGLYLLWLGLKSARSAFSADKPAASVARVDEPLGRLYLRGLLLHLTNPKAVLVWLSIVSLAMSPQHGAAHVLPVVLGCMMIGATVFSSYAMLFSTASARRIYTSIRRWLDGSLAVMFAMAGIKLLTSKS
- a CDS encoding LacI family DNA-binding transcriptional regulator → MENRVATLKDVAELAGVGMSTASRAISGKGPISADAAARVKAAIEALNFRPSSIGRAMATQQLGIIGIFVPTFFGSYYGTILKQTDTELRAVGRHVVVATGCGEVSPREQAIEAVRFLIGRDCDGVVVISHDLHDEDLIMLHDMHPKMVFLNRAFEQLPQASFSADHRRGGELAARTLLDHGHRDIAVIAGPATASDNVMRIDGFFAELARAGIARDDVTLIESDFSPEGGYEAAQRLLDTQRRVTGLFCANDTMAVSVLARFHQAGIAVPNDISVISYDDDYSAAYAAPGLTSVHIPTAELTQNAVRWLINQCYGTTWEIFREFPLSVTMRESVGPAPIAKKSTRGGPR